In Erigeron canadensis isolate Cc75 chromosome 7, C_canadensis_v1, whole genome shotgun sequence, one DNA window encodes the following:
- the LOC122607134 gene encoding squidulin — protein MKLITYNPKNLFKSKKNRSVSRHNNNNDPSSFGSYATTSSSASSSSDTTSSHLQSKSKLKNKSDGVATPTSVLQHANLHTHEISSDEWSEISTDVQFEMMQAFRFIDKDDDGKITKAELEAILNRIGGSEPQIHDELTIMLSEIDRDGDGIITLEEFGAISAAFGPPSCDTELKDVFEFFDTDKDGRITADELFEVFKSLGDGDCTLEECRSMISNVDKNGDGFVCFEDFTRMMEQQK, from the exons ATGAAACTGATCACTTATAACCCAAAAAATCtgtttaaatctaaaaaaaataggTCTGTTTCTagacataataataataatgatccATCTTCTTTTGGTTCTTATGCCACAACATCTTCTtctgcatcatcatcatctgacaCTACATCAAGTCATCTCCAATCAAaatctaaattaaaaaataaatctgaTGGTGTGGCTACTCCCACAAGTGTTTTGCAACATGCTAATTTGCATACACATGAAATATCCTCTGATGAATGGTCTGAGATTTCCACTGATGTTCAGTTTGAAATGATGCAAGcttttag ATTTATAGACAAGGACGACGATGGAAAGATAACAAAAGCCGAGCTTGAAGCGATTCTAAACCGAATTGGAGGATCAGAACCCCAAATCCATGACGAATTAACAATTATGTTAAGCGAAATCGATAGAGACGGTGACGGAATAATAACTCTCGAGGAGTTCGGGGCGATTAGCGCCGCATTCGGACCGCCATCTTGCGATACCGAACTTAAAGACGTTTTCGAGTTTTTCGACACGGATAAGGACGGTCGGATCACAGCCGATGAATTATTTGAAGTGTTTAAATCGTTAGGAGATGGAGATTGCACGTTAGAAGAGTGCAGAAGTATGATTAGTAACGTTGATAAAAATGGTGATGGGTTTGTGTGTTTTGAGGACTTTACACGTATGATGGAACAACAAAAATGa